One genomic region from Camelus bactrianus isolate YW-2024 breed Bactrian camel chromosome 3, ASM4877302v1, whole genome shotgun sequence encodes:
- the HSPA9 gene encoding stress-70 protein, mitochondrial: protein MISASRAAAARLVGAAASRGPTAARHQDGWNGLSHEAFRVVSRRDYASEAIKGAVVGIDLGTTNSCVAVMEGKQAKVLENAEGARTTPSVVAFTADGERLVGMPAKRQAVTNPNNTFYATKRLIGRRYDDPEVQKDIKNVPFKIVRASNGDAWVEAHGKLYSPSQIGAFVLMKMKETAENYLGHTAKNAVITVPAYFNDSQRQATKDAGQISGLNVLRVINEPTAAALAYGLDKSEDKIIAVYDLGGGTFDISILEIQKGVFEVKSTNGDTFLGGEDFDQALLRHIVKEFKRETGVDLTKDNMALQRVREAAEKAKCELSSSVQTDINLPYLTMDASGPKHLNMKLTRAQFEGIVTDLIKRTIAPCQKAMQDAEVSKSDIGEVILVGGMTRMPKVQQTVQDLFGRAPSKAVNPDEAVAIGAAIQGGVLAGDVTDVLLLDVTPLSLGIETLGGVFTKLINRNTTIPTKKSQVFSTAADGQTQVEIKVCQGEREMAGDNKLLGQFTLIGIPPAPRGVPQIEVTFDIDANGIVHVSAKDKGTGREQQIVIQSSGGLSKDDIENMVKNAEKYAEEDRRKKERVEAVNMAEGIIHDTETKMEEFKDQLPADECNKLKEEISKMRELLARKDSETGENIRQAASSLQQASLKLFEMAYKKMASEREGSGSSGTGEQKENQKEEKQ from the exons gatGGCTGGAATGGCCTTAGTCATGAGGCATTTAGAGTTGTTTCGAGGCGGGACTATGC ATCAGAAGCAATCAAGGGAGCAGTTGTTGGTATTGATTTGGGTACTACCAACTCCTGTGTGGCAGTTATGGAAGGTAAACAAGCAAAG GTGCTAGAGAATGCTGAAGGTGCCAGAACCACCCCTTCAGTTGTGGCCTTTACGGCAGATGGTGAGCGACTTGTTGGCATGCCAGCCAAGCGACAGGCTGTCACCAACCCAAACAACACTTTCTATGCTACCAAGCGTCTTATTGGCCGGCGATATGATGACCCTGAAGTACAGAAGGACAT TAAAaatgttccttttaaaattgtCCGTGCCTCTAATGGTGATGCCTGGGTTGAAGCTCATGGAAAACTCTATTCTCCAAGTCAGATTGGAGCATTTGTGTTGATGAAGATGAAAGAGACTGCAG AAAATTACTTGGGGCATACAGCAAAAAATGCTGTGATCACAGTTCCAGCTTATTTCAATGACTCTCAGAGACAG gcCACTAAGGATGCTGGCCAGATATCTGGACTGAATGTGCTTCGGGTAATAAATGAACCCACAGCTGCTGCTTTGGCCTATGGTCTGGACAAATCAGAAGACAAAAT cattgCTGTATATGATCTAGGTGGTGGAACTTTTGATATTTCCATACTGGAAATTCAAAAAGGAGTATTTGAGGTGAAGTCCACCAACGGAGACACTTTCTTAGGTGGTGAAGACTTTGACCAGGCCTTGCTACGTCACATTGTAAAGGAGTTCAAAAGAGAG ACAGGGGTTGATTTGACCAAAGATAACATGGCCCTTCAGAGGGTTCGGGAAGCCGCTGAGAAGGCCAAGTGTGAACTCTCTTCATCTGTGCAG ACTGACATTAACTTGCCATACCTTACAATGGATGCTTCTGGACCCAAACATTTGAATATGAAGCTGACCCGGGCGCAGTTTGAGGGGATTGTAACTGATCTAATTAAAAGGACCATTGCCCCATGCCAGAAAGCCATGCAAGATGCAGAAGTCAGCAAGAGTGATATAGGAGAAGTAATTCTTGTTGGTGGCATGACTAGGATGCCCAAG GTTCAGCAGACTGTGCAGGATCTCTTTGGCCGAGCCCCAAGTAAAGCTGTCAATCCTGATGAGGCTGTGGCCATTGGAGCAGCCATTCAGGGAGGAGTGCTGGCTGGTGATGTCACAGATGTGCTGCTCCTAGATGTCACTCCCCTGTCTCTGGGTATTGAGACTCTGGGAGGTGTCTTCACCAAACTTATTAACAGGAACACCACTATTCCAACTAAGAAGAGCCAG GTGTTTTCTACAGCTGCTGATGGACAGACTCAAGTGGAGATTAAAGTGTGTCAGGGTGAGAGAGAGATGGCTGGAGACAACAAACTTCTTGGACAGTTTACTTTG ATTGGAATTCCTCCAGCCCCTCGTGGAGTCCCTCAGATTGAAGTTACATTTGACATTGATGCCAATGGGATTGTGCATGTTTCTGCCAAAGATAAGGGTACAGGACGCGAGCAGCAGA TTGTGATCCAGTCTTCTGGTGGTTTAAGCAAAGATGATATTGAAAATATGGTTAAAAATGCAGAGAAGTATGCTGAGGAAGACCGGCGAAAGAAG gAACGAGTTGAAGCAGTTAATATGGCTGAAGGAATCATTCATGACACAGAAACCAAGATGGAAGAATTCAAGGACCAATTGCCTGCTGATGAG tgcaaCAAGCTAAAAGAAGAGATTTCCAAAATGAGGGAACTCCTGGCTCGAAAAGATAGTGAAACAGGAGAAAACATAAGGCAGGCAGCATCTTCCCTTCAGCAAGCGTCACTGAAACTCTTTGAAATGGCATACAAAAAG ATGGCATCTGAGCGAGAAGGCTCTGGAAGTTCTGGCACTGGGgaacaaaaggaaaatcaaaaggaGGAGAAACAGTAA